One Primulina huaijiensis isolate GDHJ02 chromosome 5, ASM1229523v2, whole genome shotgun sequence DNA segment encodes these proteins:
- the LOC140976341 gene encoding probable ADP-ribosylation factor GTPase-activating protein AGD14 isoform X5, translating to MSTKREEEKNEKIIRGLMKLPPNRRCINCNSLGPQYVCTNFWTFVCTTCSGIHREFTHRVKSVSMAKFTSQEVEALQNGGNQRARELFLKAWDPQRQRLPDNSNVDKVREFIKNVYVQKKYTLEKPSDRPPKDPQSLRNHEDDTRRASSYHSYSQSPPYDFQYEERRYGKHAPALTRKPGSDRGLYEGKLSGFLSPSRFSDHTSDDRFANEGSNPRVSDYSISSGGDPFRSDALLPRSQREIESPSGEISREIPKHHAAIPNSDASNRNAGGISLHPQRTVSLGSVGSYDINSMSYKSGNSTGSLEVAFESEKVEIFQDNNSISPHPLQSSVSGNFNNVDLFGAPFAPQIVASPNPTVSNSQKQESTSAKFTDFFQRFPASVPIVDEPKPSQALQPSAGNLFAVPPEQQSAPSFNSKTSDVVMPNNAGWATFDRPQNILPMSTGNSTAAALPPSDGTLRESLNPFSLVQNSSVQEFVSHEPSVVGPTFWSEGAEGNPNITHLWNAFEDPAKLLPFHSMAKSGEYDAGHHALDIDKPLGFGVYEVALNNNGGNVGTSDGSEPPSSSLSLHFNNMVLHDSCMAPAVAGVHPLATDTKPTNPFDLPYDSEIESGSTFWGMGCLQAALPNDPMPISYVGGVSPSWLPQNSGSLGFMAGQTPSTQIPTVPAQGPVASIGGNPFA from the exons ATGAGTACCAAGAGAGAAGAGGAAAAGAATGAAAAGATTATTAGGGGTCTGATGAAGCTCCCTCCGAATCGCCGATGCATTAATTGTAACAGCTtg GGTCCTCAATATGTGTGCACAAACTTCTGGACGTTTGTTTGTACGACATGCAGTGGAATACA TCGTGAGTTTACTCATCGTGTCAAGTCTGTTTCAATGGCTAAGTTTACTTCTCAGGAAGTGGAGGCTCTTCAAAATGGTGGTAATCAG CGTGCAAGGGAATTGTTTCTGAAGGCATGGGATCCACAGAGGCAGAGACTTCCAGATAATAG CAATGTTGATAAAGTTCGTGAGTTTATAAAGAATGTTTATGTCCAAAAAAAGTATACTCTGGAAAAGCCATCTGATAGGCCTCCTAAAGATCCACAG AGTTTAAGAAACCATGAAGATGACACAAGGCGTGCAAGTTCGTATCATTCGTATTCCCAAAGTCCACCATATGATTTTCAATATGAAGAACGGCGTTATGGGAAACATGCACCTGCTCTCACTAGAAAGCCCGGGTCAGATCGAGGCCTTTATGAGGGAAAACTCTCTGGTTTCCTTAGTCCTAGTCGTTTTAGCGATCACACAAGTGACGATAGGTTTGCAAATGAAGGTTCTAATCCCAGAGTTTCTGACTATTCTATTTCTAGTGGAGGTGATCCATTCAGATCTGATGCATTATTACCGAGATCTCAGCGAGAAATTGAGAGTCCAAGTGGTGAAATCTCAAGAGAAATCCCAAAGCATCATGCAGCTATACCTAATTCAGATGCTAGTAACAGAAATGCTGGAGGAATATCATTGCATCCACAG aGGACAGTATCTTTGGGAAGCGTTGGATCATATGATATCAATTCCATGTCTTACAAATCAGGCAATTCCACAGGATCGCTGGAAGTTGCTTTCGAATCCGAAAAAGTTGAAATATTCCAAGATAATAATTCAATCTCCCCTCATCCATTGCAATCTTCCGTGTCTGGAAACTTCAACAATGTGGACCTGTTCGGTGCTCCCTTTGCACCGCAGATTGTTGCTTCTCCAAACCCAACTGTTAGTAACTCTCAAAAGCAAGAGTCGACATCAGCTAAATTTACAGATTTCTTTCAACGTTTTCCTGCTTCAGTTCCAATTGTGGATGAGCCGAAACCATCACAAGCCCTTCAACCATCAGCAGGAAACTTGTTTGCTGTGCCACCTGAGCAACAATCAGCTCCATCTTTCAATTCAAAGACTTCTGATGTGGTAATGCCAAATAATGCAGGATGGGCGACATTTGATAGACCTCAGAACATACTGCCTATGAGTACAGGAAATTCTACTGCTGCTGCATTGCCACCTTCTGATGGAACACTTCGAGAAAGCCTCAACCCTTTTTCACTTGTTCAGAATTCTTCCGTTCAAGAATTTGTCAGTCATGAACCTTCGGTAGTGGGACCTACTTTTTGGTCAGAAGGTGCTGAAGGAAACCCAAATATAACACAT CTATGGAATGCATTTGAAGATCCTGCCAAACTTCTGCCATTCCACAGCATGGCAAAAAGTGGCGAATATGATGCAGGCCATCATGCTCTGGACATCGATAAACCCCTTGGCTTTGGTGTATATGAGGTT GCTTTGAATAATAATGGTGGAAATGTTGGGACTTCTGATGGCAGCGAACCTCCATCCTCTAGCTTATCATTGCACTTTAATAATATGGTATTGCATGATTCCTGCATGGCTCCTGCAGTG GCTGGAGTGCATCCACTTGCAACTGATACGAAGCCTACCAATCCATTTGATCTTCCATATGATTCTGAAATCGAATCTGGCAGTACG TTTTGGGGGATGGGCTGTTTGCAGGCTGCATTGCCAAATGACCCAATGCCAATCTCCTATGTTGGTGGTGTGAGTCCGTCCTGGCTTCCCCAAAATTCAG GGTCTTTGGGATTTATGGCAGGTCAAACGCCAAGCACTCAAATACC GACTGTCCCTGCTCAAGGCCCTGTAGCATCTATCGGAGGCAATCCTTTTGCTTAG
- the LOC140976341 gene encoding probable ADP-ribosylation factor GTPase-activating protein AGD14 isoform X1 codes for MSTKREEEKNEKIIRGLMKLPPNRRCINCNSLGPQYVCTNFWTFVCTTCSGIHREFTHRVKSVSMAKFTSQEVEALQNGGNQRARELFLKAWDPQRQRLPDNSNVDKVREFIKNVYVQKKYTLEKPSDRPPKDPQSLRNHEDDTRRASSYHSYSQSPPYDFQYEERRYGKHAPALTRKPGSDRGLYEGKLSGFLSPSRFSDHTSDDRFANEGSNPRVSDYSISSGGDPFRSDALLPRSQREIESPSGEISREIPKHHAAIPNSDASNRNAGGISLHPQRTVSLGSVGSYDINSMSYKSGNSTGSLEVAFESEKVEIFQDNNSISPHPLQSSVSGNFNNVDLFGAPFAPQIVASPNPTVSNSQKQESTSAKFTDFFQRFPASVPIVDEPKPSQALQPSAGNLFAVPPEQQSAPSFNSKTSDVVMPNNAGWATFDRPQNILPMSTGNSTAAALPPSDGTLRESLNPFSLVQNSSVQEFVSHEPSVVGPTFWSEGAEGNPNITHLWNAFEDPAKLLPFHSMAKSGEYDAGHHALDIDKPLGFGVYEVALNNNGGNVGTSDGSEPPSSSLSLHFNNMVLHDSCMAPAVAGVHPLATDTKPTNPFDLPYDSEIESGSTFWGMGCLQAALPNDPMPISYVGGVSPSWLPQNSGASYVLGGVTFDSPSGSLGFMAGQTPSTQIPTVPAQGPVASIGGNPFA; via the exons ATGAGTACCAAGAGAGAAGAGGAAAAGAATGAAAAGATTATTAGGGGTCTGATGAAGCTCCCTCCGAATCGCCGATGCATTAATTGTAACAGCTtg GGTCCTCAATATGTGTGCACAAACTTCTGGACGTTTGTTTGTACGACATGCAGTGGAATACA TCGTGAGTTTACTCATCGTGTCAAGTCTGTTTCAATGGCTAAGTTTACTTCTCAGGAAGTGGAGGCTCTTCAAAATGGTGGTAATCAG CGTGCAAGGGAATTGTTTCTGAAGGCATGGGATCCACAGAGGCAGAGACTTCCAGATAATAG CAATGTTGATAAAGTTCGTGAGTTTATAAAGAATGTTTATGTCCAAAAAAAGTATACTCTGGAAAAGCCATCTGATAGGCCTCCTAAAGATCCACAG AGTTTAAGAAACCATGAAGATGACACAAGGCGTGCAAGTTCGTATCATTCGTATTCCCAAAGTCCACCATATGATTTTCAATATGAAGAACGGCGTTATGGGAAACATGCACCTGCTCTCACTAGAAAGCCCGGGTCAGATCGAGGCCTTTATGAGGGAAAACTCTCTGGTTTCCTTAGTCCTAGTCGTTTTAGCGATCACACAAGTGACGATAGGTTTGCAAATGAAGGTTCTAATCCCAGAGTTTCTGACTATTCTATTTCTAGTGGAGGTGATCCATTCAGATCTGATGCATTATTACCGAGATCTCAGCGAGAAATTGAGAGTCCAAGTGGTGAAATCTCAAGAGAAATCCCAAAGCATCATGCAGCTATACCTAATTCAGATGCTAGTAACAGAAATGCTGGAGGAATATCATTGCATCCACAG aGGACAGTATCTTTGGGAAGCGTTGGATCATATGATATCAATTCCATGTCTTACAAATCAGGCAATTCCACAGGATCGCTGGAAGTTGCTTTCGAATCCGAAAAAGTTGAAATATTCCAAGATAATAATTCAATCTCCCCTCATCCATTGCAATCTTCCGTGTCTGGAAACTTCAACAATGTGGACCTGTTCGGTGCTCCCTTTGCACCGCAGATTGTTGCTTCTCCAAACCCAACTGTTAGTAACTCTCAAAAGCAAGAGTCGACATCAGCTAAATTTACAGATTTCTTTCAACGTTTTCCTGCTTCAGTTCCAATTGTGGATGAGCCGAAACCATCACAAGCCCTTCAACCATCAGCAGGAAACTTGTTTGCTGTGCCACCTGAGCAACAATCAGCTCCATCTTTCAATTCAAAGACTTCTGATGTGGTAATGCCAAATAATGCAGGATGGGCGACATTTGATAGACCTCAGAACATACTGCCTATGAGTACAGGAAATTCTACTGCTGCTGCATTGCCACCTTCTGATGGAACACTTCGAGAAAGCCTCAACCCTTTTTCACTTGTTCAGAATTCTTCCGTTCAAGAATTTGTCAGTCATGAACCTTCGGTAGTGGGACCTACTTTTTGGTCAGAAGGTGCTGAAGGAAACCCAAATATAACACAT CTATGGAATGCATTTGAAGATCCTGCCAAACTTCTGCCATTCCACAGCATGGCAAAAAGTGGCGAATATGATGCAGGCCATCATGCTCTGGACATCGATAAACCCCTTGGCTTTGGTGTATATGAGGTT GCTTTGAATAATAATGGTGGAAATGTTGGGACTTCTGATGGCAGCGAACCTCCATCCTCTAGCTTATCATTGCACTTTAATAATATGGTATTGCATGATTCCTGCATGGCTCCTGCAGTG GCTGGAGTGCATCCACTTGCAACTGATACGAAGCCTACCAATCCATTTGATCTTCCATATGATTCTGAAATCGAATCTGGCAGTACG TTTTGGGGGATGGGCTGTTTGCAGGCTGCATTGCCAAATGACCCAATGCCAATCTCCTATGTTGGTGGTGTGAGTCCGTCCTGGCTTCCCCAAAATTCAGGTGCATCCTATGTACTTGGCGGAGTTACATTTGATTCGCCAAGTG GGTCTTTGGGATTTATGGCAGGTCAAACGCCAAGCACTCAAATACC GACTGTCCCTGCTCAAGGCCCTGTAGCATCTATCGGAGGCAATCCTTTTGCTTAG